Part of the Clostridiales bacterium genome is shown below.
CATCAAGAATAGAGTGCTGTTTTATAAGAACTGTAGATGCGCAGATGGATAGCACCCATAAAAGTAAAAGTAATTTCAAAGAATACTTATCCTGCAGCTTTTCGCAGTTAACAAGCGCTATATAAACCGAAATAGAATTATAAACATGTATGCTTGGACATACATTAGTTGGTGTATCCACCGAATATATATATGCTATCATATAAGAAAACAAATCCTTGCCTACTATCTTGGGGCGAAGATTCTGAGCGTTGGGAAATATCAAATATATGGTGCATGATATAAACATTCCTGAGGATAGCAGCCAGAGAAGCCTGTAAAAATCCTTCTTGGAT
Proteins encoded:
- a CDS encoding phosphatase PAP2 family protein, with translation MKEENSFIYKYKHFLLLNIFILLQIYFNYCEATVKPIYFMHSKLDSHIPFVKEFVIPYLSWYILMIGAFIYLGFESKKDFYRLLWLLSSGMFISCTIYLIFPNAQNLRPKIVGKDLFSYMIAYIYSVDTPTNVCPSIHVYNSISVYIALVNCEKLQDKYSLKLLLLLWVLSICASTVLIKQHSILDVIWGTVLALVLYGAIYKIPGRKAMQAREMRTA